The Pygocentrus nattereri isolate fPygNat1 chromosome 17, fPygNat1.pri, whole genome shotgun sequence genome window below encodes:
- the LOC108413775 gene encoding olfactory receptor 10A6-like — translation MLNLNITLIFMAYGAPGPLNFGVFFVTLVTYLATMFANIILMLLIYYDTSLHKPMYIFLFNLAMNGLIGSSAVLPNIMSNLVNNMKNISYNNCLLQVFFINFYASCAYGILTVMAYDRYVSICKPLQYHNIMTPAKVRLLIGAVYIFPMWFLAVQLYFTSMLPLCRYTINKLFCDNLAVVSLACLKSALVDLYGLVGVVFFVVFPLALVIMSYVRILFVSLKASANAKKKALKTCAPHLITFINFSSASLFSVIYNRFSNYLPKELNVFMSIHFILIPPLLHPLIYGMRTESIIKSLRKSLQKRIFAFEFHLKSEDNIKKSAFSCLN, via the coding sequence ATGCTAAATTTGAACATAACTCTCATTTTTATGGCCTATGGAGCACCTGGACCACTCAATTTTGGAGTTTTCTTTGTCACGTTGGTGACCTATCTTGCAACAATGTTTGCCAATATAATTTTGATGCTGTTGATCTACTATGATACAAGCCTACACAAGCctatgtacatatttttattcaacctGGCAATGAATGGACTGATTGGAAGTTCTGCTGTTCTGCCTAACATCATGAGCAATCTTGTGAATAATATGAAAAACATCTCCTATAATAACTGTCTGTTGCAAGTATTCTTTATCAATTTTTATGCAAGTTGTGCATATGGGATTTTAACAGTTATGGCATATGATAGGTATGTCTCTATTTGTAAACCACTGCAATATCATAACATAATGACACCGGCTAAAGTTAGGCTGCTGATAGgtgctgtgtacatttttcctaTGTGGTTTTTAGCTGTACAGTTATATTTTACTTCAATGTTACCTCTGTGCAGGTACACTATAAACAAGCTGTTCTGTGATAACCTTGCAGTAGTCAGTCTGGCCTGTTTGAAAAGTGCACTTGTAGACCTGTATGGTTTGGTTGGGGtagtattttttgttgtttttcctctggcATTGGTCATTATGTCATATGTAAGAATATTATTTGTTAGTTTGAAAGCATCAGCAAATGCCAAGAAGAAAGCTCTAAAAACCTGTGCCCCCCATCTAATcacatttattaatttttcatcaGCCAGCCTTTTCTCTGTGATTTATAACCGATTTAGTAACTACCTTCCAAAAGAGCTTAATGTTTTCATGTCTATTCATTTTATTCTGATTCCGCCTCTCCTGCACCCACTTATATATGGGATGAGAACTGAAAGCATTATCAAAAGTCTCAGAAAAAGTCTGCAGaaaagaatttttgcttttgaatttcATTTGAAATCTGAAGACAATATTAAAAAATCAGCCTTTAGCTGTTTGAATTAG
- the LOC108413776 gene encoding olfactory receptor 142-like, translating into MANSTQFMTIILTAYIDIGQIKYLFFTLLMLLYIAIIFVNSLLIGLICVDRSLHEPMYIFLCSLFVNELYGSAGLFPAILTNILAKSHEIAVIYCYVQIFSLYTYASVEFGNLAIMSYDRYIAICYPFQYSSIMTQSRVCILIVLVWLISFFKVGINFIVNSHLKFCGNVIEKVWCDNYLLIKLACSDTTVSNIYGIFGAIFSIIFPFMLISYSYIKIWRVCLKSSAETTQKALSTCTPHLASLLNFSLGCSFEVFSSRFDKIYMPPVLRVIISVYFVMCPPLLNPIMYGMRMSKIKKAFMKKTVVK; encoded by the coding sequence ATGGCAAACTCAACACAGTTCATGACTATTATACTGACTGCCTACATTGATATCGGACAAATAAAGTACCTATTTTTCACTCTGTTGATGCTCTTATATATAgcaattatttttgtaaattccTTACTAATTGGATTGATCTGTGTTGACAGATCACTGCATGAACCCATGTAtatttttctctgtagtttGTTTGTAAATGAATTATATGGAAGTGCTGGACTTTTCCCTGCAATTTTAACCAATATCTTAGCCAAGTCTCAtgaaattgcagttatttacTGTTATGTGCAAATATTTTCTCTCTACACATATGCATCGGTGGAATTTGGCAATTTAGCAATTATGTCTTATGACAGGTATATAGCTATCTGTTACCCTTTCCAATACAGCAGCATAATGACTCAGAGTAGGGTGTGTATACTAATTGTGTTGGTATGGCTGATATCTTTTTTCAAAGTTGGCATCAATTTTATAGTGAATTCACACTTGAAATTCTGTGGAAATGTCATAGAGAAAGTATGGTGTGACAACTACCTACTTATTAAACTTGCATGCTCAGACACCACAGTGAGTAACATCTATGGCATCTTTGGAGCCATCTTCTCTATAATATTTCCTTTCATGTTGATATCGTATTCATACATCAAAATTTGGAGAGTCTGCTTAAAATCCTCTGCAGAAACTACACAAAAAGCCCTAAGCACATGCACACCACACCTTGCTTCGCTGTTAAATTTCTCTCTTGGCTGTTCATTTGAGGTCTTTTCGAGTAGATTTGATAAGATATATATGCCTCCTGTGTTGCGAGTGATCATTTCAGTTTACTTTGTGATGTGCCCACCACTTTTGAATCCTATTATGTATGGCATGAGGATGTCTAAGATAAAGAAAGCTTTTATGAAAAAGACTGTGGTGAAGTAG
- the LOC108413777 gene encoding putative gustatory receptor clone PTE03, with translation MENETILYFSMFENLGYFRYLYFIFGLMLYCTILFLNVTIVLVIYLEPTLHEPMYILISCLSLNSLYGTAGFFPRLLTDLLVYSHTISRPACHVQTLVIYTYASYEFTILTLMAYDRFVAISKPLRYHSIITPRVLIILIVMSWIYPMFSIGIGIILTARLRLCGNEIKKLYCNNWIIAKLSCENAMIDNIYGFVVLVTTVLIPLTFIIYSYVKILFICQRSSKEVRKKAYHTCLPHLVTFTNYSITIFCEMTFTRFDNLHPAVAVILSLEFLIIPPLLNPLVYGLNFPDIRRKITHLKISKQSVDPQFAH, from the coding sequence ATGGAAAATGAAACCATCCTCTATTTCTCCATGTTTGAAAATCTGGGCTATTTCCGATATTTGTACTTCATTTTTGGATTGATGCTCTACTGCACTATATTATTCCTCAATGTCACCATCGTTCTTGTAATATATCTGGAACCCACTTTGCACGAGCCTATGTACATTTTGATTTCTTGTTTATCACTCAATTCTCTTTATGGCACAGCTGGCTTCTTTCCAAGATTACTAACTGATTTACTGGTATATTCACACACAATCTCCCGTCCTGCATGCCATGTACAGACGCTTGTTATTTACACTTATGCATCATATGAATTTACAATCTTAACATTAATGGCATATGACAGATTTGTTGCTATAAGTAAACCTTTACGATACCACAGCATTATTACCCCCAGGGTACTTATCATTTTAATAGTTATGTCCTGGATTTATccaatgttttctattggtatAGGCATCATTTTGACTGCTAGATTAAGACTGTGtggtaatgaaataaaaaaattgtacTGTAACAACTGGATTATTGCAAAGCTCTCCTGTGAGAATGCTATGATTGACAACATCTACGGCTTTGTTGTGCTTGTAACAACAGTTTTGATTCCCttgacttttattatatattccTATGTTAAGATTCTTTTCATTTGTCAGAGAAGTTCAAAAGAGGTTAGAAAGAAAGCTTATCATACTTGTCTTCCTCATTTGGTGACTTTTACTAATTACTCAATCACTATTTTCTGTGAAATGACCTTTACCCGTTTTGACAATTTACATCCAGCAGTAGCTGTTATTCTCTCTCTAGAGTTTCTGATTATACCGCCTCTCTTAAACCCCCTCGTTTATGGCTTAAACTTTCCTGACATCCGCAGAAAAATTACACATCTTAAAATATCTAAGCAATCTGTTGATCCCCAATTTGCACACTAA
- the LOC108413778 gene encoding olfactory receptor 142-like, with protein sequence MKNVSSILVFTLSGLDGIAENRYVLFSLTALCYNFVLFCNIIVILSIASDKCLHEPMYIFLCNLCINALYGTAGFYPKFMYDLLSQLHVISYAGCLIQIFIIYSSVMCDYSTLTVMAYDRYVAICKPLEYHSEMTNHKIVKFIIFSWLVPFFLMSLSVLLTSTLILCGSNIEKIYCENWAVVKLACYSTTMNNVIGYIIIIGYFGHAVLIVGSYIQLIETCRKSKEGRYKFMQTCTPHLLALFNVTSALMFDVLYSRYGSNSVPQGLRNFLALDFLLIPPILNPLIYGLTLTKIRKQVMKLFFSNIIGVV encoded by the coding sequence ATGAAGAATGTTTCCAGCATTTTAGTGTTCACACTCTCTGGACTAGATGGAATAGCTGAAAACAGATATGTGCTTTTTTCTTTGACAGCACTGTGCTATAACTTTGTCTTATTCTGTAACATCATTGTCATTTTGTCCATTGCCTCAGATAAATGCCTTCATGAGCctatgtacatatttttatgtaatttgtgTATAAATGCACTTTATGGCACGGCTGGTTTCTACCCTAAATTCATGTATGACTTGCTGTCCCAGTTACATGTGATTTCATATGCAGGCTGTTTGATTCagatatttatcatttattcatCTGTAATGTGTGACTATTCAACCTTAACAGTAATGGCATATGACAGGTATGTGGCGATATGTAAACCACTAGAGTACCATTCAGAAATGACAAATCATAAAATTGTaaaatttatcattttttcttggcttgtacctttttttctaaTGAGTCTTTCAGTCTTGTTAACATCAACATTAATCTTGTGTGGCTCAAATATTGAAAAGATATATTGTGAAAACTGGGCAGTTGTTAAGCTGGCTTGTTATTCTACAACAATGAATAATGTGATTGGATACATAATTATAATTGGTTATTTTGGACATGCAGTATTGATTGTTGGCTCATATATACAGTTGATTGAAACATGTAGAAAGTCTAAAGAGGGCAGATATAAATTCATGCAGACTTGTACACCACACCTTCTTGCATTGTTTAATGTTACAAGTgctttgatgtttgatgtgcttTACAGTCGCTATGGTTCAAATTCTGTCCCTCAAGGTTTGCGGAATTTCTTGGCCCTGGACTTCCTCCTGATACCTCCCATTTTAAATCCTCTTATTTATGGTTTAACACTGACCAAAATACGGAAGCAAGTcatgaaactgttcttcagcaACATCATAGGTGTTGTCTAA